TTTGCTTCAAACATGGCAGAGGCCACGGTGCTTCCCTCCAGCGCTGTGGCTTCTCCACGGCCGTCCAGGCCCCGGCTCTCCCTGGGCCCTCAGGGTCGGGCCTGCTCCAGCTGCTGATGCTGACTTCTGATAGCGAACCTGCTGACGTGGACGGGGATGGGCACGACGATCTTGGGGTTCCTGGAGGGCTCCCCTGTCTTGGAATTGGCATTGCCAGCCTTCACGCGTTTCCACTTGGCGCGCCGGTTCTGGAACCAGATTTTCACTTGCACCTCGCTGAGTTTGAGGGCATGGGCGATCTGCGAGCGCTCGGTCAGCGAGAGGTACTTTTTGCAGTGGAactctttctccagctccagcAGCTGCTCACTGGTGAAGGCAGTCCGCCGCCGCCGGTTCTTGCCGGTGGACGTGGTGCTGCCCGCCGCGCCGCCGCTCGGCGGGGTCTCCTCCAGCGCGTGGCCGGGGTCTTCCTCCTTGTGAGCCGCCTGGCCGGTCAGATTGTCATCCGAGCTGTAGTCCAGATCGCTCTCCAGCGAGAAACTCTCCTCCTTGCCCTTCGGGTCGTCTTCCACCTTTGACTCGTCTTTCCCTTGCCCTCTGACAGCCCCGACTGAAAGCAAAACCAAACGGCGTTTTATTACATTTCGCACACTggccttcctttccccttcccaccGTCAC
This window of the Ailuropoda melanoleuca isolate Jingjing chromosome 2, ASM200744v2, whole genome shotgun sequence genome carries:
- the GBX2 gene encoding homeobox protein GBX-2 encodes the protein MSAAFPPSLMMMQRPLGSSTAFSIDSLIGSPPQPSPGHFVYTGYPMFMPYRPVVLPPPPPPPPALPQAALQPALPPAHPHHQIPSLPTGFCSSLAQGMALTSTLMATLPGGFSASPQHQEAAAARKFAPQPLPGGANFDKAEALQADTEDGKGFLAKEGSLLAFSAAEAVQASLVGAVRGQGKDESKVEDDPKGKEESFSLESDLDYSSDDNLTGQAAHKEEDPGHALEETPPSGGAAGSTTSTGKNRRRRTAFTSEQLLELEKEFHCKKYLSLTERSQIAHALKLSEVQVKIWFQNRRAKWKRVKAGNANSKTGEPSRNPKIVVPIPVHVSRFAIRSQHQQLEQARP